A genomic window from Actinomycetaceae bacterium MB13-C1-2 includes:
- a CDS encoding histidine phosphatase family protein, with amino-acid sequence MPKHTLIIVRHAKAQDYASGTDDKRALTNAGKVQARKLGIALRSALAGLDDAFISPATRARQTWEALSSGSGVDPATVNIHVEPVIYSASPSQIWDAVRIESTGTTSIVVGHEPTVSELARRLLKEDEDSPVSWGMPTGSAIVISSDRDWNEWHPHCADLEGFEHVSHA; translated from the coding sequence ATGCCGAAGCACACCCTCATCATCGTTAGGCACGCGAAGGCCCAGGACTACGCTTCTGGCACCGATGACAAACGAGCCCTGACCAATGCGGGAAAAGTACAGGCACGGAAACTCGGAATAGCGCTAAGGTCGGCCCTTGCTGGGCTGGACGACGCATTTATTTCTCCCGCTACCCGCGCAAGGCAGACCTGGGAAGCTCTTTCATCTGGCTCTGGCGTCGATCCGGCGACAGTCAACATTCACGTTGAACCCGTGATCTACTCAGCGTCTCCCAGCCAGATTTGGGACGCCGTACGAATCGAATCAACGGGAACTACTTCAATCGTCGTTGGACATGAGCCCACGGTCTCTGAACTAGCGCGCCGCCTACTGAAAGAGGACGAGGACAGCCCTGTTTCATGGGGCATGCCCACGGGGTCGGCCATCGTCATTTCTAGTGATAGAGACTGGAACGAGTGGCATCCTCACTGTGCTGATCTCGAGGGCTTCGAACATGTTTCGCACGCATAG
- a CDS encoding SPFH domain-containing protein, whose amino-acid sequence MDGLGIWILVLLVILLVVIVVVRAVRVVPQSRALVIERLGKFQTVMYAGLHILIPFVDRVAANVDLREQVTSFPPQPVITADNVVVSIDSVIYYQVNDPMAATYEIANYIQAIEQLTVTTLRNVIGSLDLEQTLTSRDQINQQLRGVLDEATGKWGIRVNRVELKAIDPPPTIQQAMEQQLRAERDKRAAILQSEGVRQSQILRAEGEKQSQILKAEGEASAAVTVADGQAKAIQTVFEAIHLGQPTSDLLSYQYLQMLPELAKGESSKIWVIPTELTAALNSITEGFGGKNEEKK is encoded by the coding sequence ATGGACGGTCTAGGCATTTGGATTTTGGTGCTTCTAGTCATTCTTCTGGTCGTTATCGTTGTGGTGCGTGCGGTGCGGGTTGTACCGCAGTCGCGAGCCCTGGTGATTGAGCGACTGGGTAAGTTTCAGACGGTCATGTATGCGGGCCTCCACATCCTGATTCCTTTCGTGGATCGGGTGGCCGCAAACGTTGATTTGCGCGAGCAGGTCACTTCTTTCCCGCCTCAACCGGTGATTACTGCCGATAACGTGGTTGTCTCTATCGACTCGGTCATCTACTACCAGGTGAACGATCCGATGGCTGCAACCTATGAGATCGCCAACTATATTCAAGCTATCGAACAATTGACAGTTACGACGCTCCGCAACGTCATCGGTTCTTTGGACCTGGAACAGACCCTGACTTCCCGTGACCAGATTAACCAACAGCTCCGTGGGGTCTTGGACGAGGCAACAGGCAAATGGGGCATTCGCGTCAACCGAGTCGAGCTAAAGGCAATCGATCCGCCTCCCACGATCCAGCAGGCGATGGAACAACAGCTTCGCGCTGAGCGCGACAAGCGTGCGGCAATCCTCCAGTCAGAAGGGGTGCGACAGTCCCAGATTCTGCGGGCCGAGGGTGAGAAGCAGTCACAGATTCTCAAGGCCGAAGGCGAGGCGAGCGCGGCAGTCACCGTTGCTGATGGACAGGCGAAGGCAATTCAGACGGTCTTCGAGGCAATCCACCTGGGGCAACCGACATCGGACCTATTGTCATATCAGTACCTGCAGATGCTTCCCGAGCTTGCTAAAGGCGAGTCATCAAAGATCTGGGTCATTCCCACCGAGCTTACCGCTGCCCTCAACTCAATCACCGAGGGATTCGGCGGAAAGAACGAGGAAAAGAAGTAA
- a CDS encoding ATP-binding cassette domain-containing protein → MTLAAQLQGVDVELSGGTILSELDLAVESGQHWVIVGPNGAGKTTVARLIAGLEIPTSGSVNVLGQDTREIESTYLASQVGFASSDVRERLSGASKVLSLVLPAAWGQTTRFTEEYEEIDERRAMDLLAALGVGRLADRRYGSLSEGEKQRVSIARALMADPEIVILDEPTAGLDLGAREMLVRALSEIMADRNAPTVIMITHELEEIAPGFSHGVLLSQGRVVASGELDSILTSANLSETFGLPLEVEKRNDRWWATAIFR, encoded by the coding sequence ATGACATTAGCAGCGCAGCTGCAGGGTGTTGACGTTGAGCTGTCCGGGGGGACAATTCTCAGTGAGCTCGACCTGGCAGTAGAGAGTGGGCAACACTGGGTCATCGTTGGGCCGAACGGTGCTGGAAAAACAACGGTTGCCAGGCTGATTGCCGGCCTTGAGATTCCGACTTCTGGATCCGTCAATGTCCTCGGTCAGGATACGCGTGAAATCGAGTCAACCTATCTTGCGTCGCAGGTGGGGTTCGCGTCATCTGATGTTCGTGAACGTCTCTCAGGAGCTTCTAAGGTACTTTCTTTGGTGCTACCCGCAGCCTGGGGACAAACGACGCGCTTTACTGAAGAGTACGAGGAGATTGATGAGCGGCGGGCGATGGACCTGCTGGCCGCTCTCGGCGTCGGCAGACTCGCGGATCGTCGCTATGGAAGTTTATCCGAGGGAGAAAAGCAGAGGGTTTCGATCGCTCGGGCGCTAATGGCAGATCCAGAGATAGTCATCCTCGATGAGCCGACTGCCGGTTTGGATCTTGGCGCCAGGGAGATGTTGGTTAGGGCGCTCAGTGAGATCATGGCTGATCGAAATGCTCCCACCGTCATCATGATCACCCATGAGCTCGAAGAAATCGCGCCCGGCTTCAGCCACGGTGTACTTCTGAGCCAGGGCCGAGTAGTTGCAAGTGGGGAACTGGATTCGATCCTTACCTCGGCTAATCTTTCCGAGACGTTCGGGCTTCCGCTGGAAGTAGAAAAGCGAAACGACCGCTGGTGGGCAACGGCTATATTCAGATGA
- the glgC gene encoding glucose-1-phosphate adenylyltransferase: MAKKRVLAIVLAGGEGKRLMPLTEDRAKPAVPFGGNYRLIDFSLSNLVNSGLTKILVLTQYKSHSLDRHIATAWQLSPLLGNYVTPMPAQQRRGPHWYMGSADAIYQSLNAVYDERPDYVVITGADNIYRMDFSQMLKHHIDSEAPATIAGIRQPLELADQFGVIKAKDGMVEEFQEKPKDAVGLEDDPTKVLASMGNYIFTTDALVEALRVDAKNARSKHDMGGNIVPWFVEKGECGVYDFIDNNVPGSTERDRDYWRDVGTIDAFFDANQDLIAITPVFNLYNFDWPVLTASEPLPPVKFVHGEHGSRLGHAINSLVSQSVIISGGEVYSSVLSPMVSVHSWAQVQDAIIMHGARVGRRARVRRAILDKNVVVEEDAQIGFDHEYDRERGMTVTESGIVVAPKGLIVKK; the protein is encoded by the coding sequence ATGGCAAAGAAGCGTGTTCTGGCAATCGTCCTTGCAGGTGGTGAAGGCAAGCGACTCATGCCTCTTACTGAAGACCGAGCGAAGCCCGCTGTACCGTTTGGCGGGAATTATCGGCTGATCGACTTTTCACTTTCAAACCTGGTCAACTCGGGACTAACGAAGATTCTTGTACTGACTCAGTACAAGTCCCACTCGCTAGATCGCCACATTGCAACCGCCTGGCAGCTCTCTCCCCTGCTCGGCAACTATGTGACTCCGATGCCGGCCCAGCAACGACGCGGACCGCACTGGTACATGGGTTCAGCAGATGCCATTTATCAATCGCTCAACGCTGTTTACGATGAGCGCCCAGACTATGTGGTTATCACCGGTGCGGACAATATCTACCGCATGGACTTCTCACAAATGCTGAAGCACCACATAGACTCCGAAGCCCCTGCGACCATCGCTGGAATCCGCCAGCCCCTTGAACTCGCTGATCAGTTCGGCGTTATCAAGGCCAAAGACGGCATGGTTGAAGAATTTCAGGAGAAGCCCAAGGACGCGGTCGGACTCGAGGATGATCCGACAAAAGTACTTGCGTCTATGGGCAACTACATTTTCACCACTGACGCGTTGGTAGAAGCACTGCGGGTCGACGCGAAGAATGCCCGCTCTAAGCACGACATGGGAGGGAACATTGTCCCGTGGTTCGTAGAGAAGGGCGAATGCGGCGTCTACGACTTCATCGACAACAACGTTCCTGGCTCCACCGAGCGCGACCGCGACTATTGGCGTGATGTCGGAACCATTGACGCATTCTTCGATGCAAACCAAGATCTGATCGCGATCACCCCGGTGTTCAACCTTTACAACTTTGACTGGCCGGTGCTGACGGCCAGTGAGCCGCTTCCTCCAGTGAAGTTCGTCCACGGTGAGCACGGCTCGCGTCTAGGACACGCGATCAACTCCCTCGTATCCCAGTCGGTGATTATCTCCGGAGGTGAGGTCTACTCTTCGGTTCTGTCTCCCATGGTCTCCGTTCACTCCTGGGCACAGGTCCAAGACGCCATAATCATGCACGGGGCTCGCGTGGGCAGGCGCGCAAGGGTGCGTCGCGCAATCCTAGACAAGAATGTGGTTGTGGAAGAAGACGCTCAGATTGGGTTCGACCACGAGTACGATCGTGAACGTGGAATGACAGTTACGGAGTCAGGCATCGTCGTTGCCCCCAAGGGCCTTATAGTCAAGAAATGA
- a CDS encoding NfeD family protein — protein sequence MWWLIWLGAALVLGMLELLTMDFFFLTLALAAIVAGGFGAFGGAVAVQVIAFAVAAVVLLVLVRPWARRLLQNSTPDIDTNARAYLGKTAVVMAPLIGEAGRVRIGGEVWSARGQDGATFPVGSEVRVVQIDGATAVVGPFSEQVALPPSSVPLEPEL from the coding sequence ATGTGGTGGCTCATCTGGCTCGGTGCGGCGTTGGTGCTGGGAATGCTCGAGCTACTTACGATGGATTTCTTTTTCTTGACGCTTGCCCTTGCCGCGATCGTCGCAGGAGGATTTGGTGCATTTGGGGGCGCAGTGGCCGTGCAGGTAATTGCCTTTGCTGTGGCCGCAGTTGTGCTTCTGGTCCTGGTTAGGCCGTGGGCTCGTAGACTCCTGCAAAACTCAACCCCTGACATCGACACCAATGCCCGCGCGTACCTGGGCAAGACGGCGGTCGTCATGGCCCCTTTGATCGGGGAAGCCGGACGGGTGCGCATCGGTGGTGAAGTTTGGTCCGCTCGTGGTCAAGATGGTGCAACGTTCCCGGTAGGAAGCGAAGTCCGGGTGGTACAGATTGACGGCGCGACCGCCGTGGTCGGCCCTTTCAGTGAACAGGTTGCCCTGCCGCCCAGCAGCGTCCCACTTGAGCCGGAGCTCTAA
- a CDS encoding queuosine precursor transporter, giving the protein MIVACFVAMLLISNVAATKLIEFDLGAFSLIFDGGAVLFPFTYVLGDVLAEVYGWVRTRRVVVLGFLISALASLVFFVVQLLPPASDYENQAAFEAVLGFVPRIVAASLMAYLVGQLLNAYVLTRIKARWGERHLWARLLGSSLVGEAADTLVFCTIAFYGVLTGGPFWNYVLVGYLYKMAFEIILLPLSYLVIDRVKKAETR; this is encoded by the coding sequence GTGATCGTGGCTTGCTTCGTCGCAATGCTCCTCATCTCCAACGTGGCAGCAACCAAACTCATCGAGTTTGACCTCGGGGCGTTCTCACTGATCTTCGATGGCGGAGCCGTTCTCTTCCCTTTCACTTACGTTCTCGGTGACGTTTTGGCCGAGGTGTATGGCTGGGTTAGGACGCGACGCGTAGTCGTGCTCGGCTTCCTTATCAGCGCTTTGGCATCGTTGGTCTTTTTTGTAGTCCAGTTACTTCCTCCCGCCTCTGACTACGAGAACCAGGCCGCGTTCGAGGCCGTCTTGGGATTCGTCCCCCGAATAGTCGCCGCATCCCTTATGGCCTATCTGGTTGGGCAACTACTCAACGCGTACGTCCTCACTCGAATAAAGGCTCGCTGGGGCGAGCGACACCTCTGGGCGCGACTGCTCGGATCTTCCCTGGTTGGAGAGGCTGCCGACACTCTGGTTTTCTGCACAATCGCGTTCTATGGCGTCCTGACCGGCGGTCCGTTCTGGAACTATGTCCTAGTCGGCTACCTATACAAGATGGCGTTTGAGATTATCCTGCTCCCGCTCTCGTATCTTGTTATCGACAGGGTCAAGAAAGCGGAAACTCGCTAA
- a CDS encoding DUF1015 domain-containing protein, translating into MTFERIAFGPADILIPRDCDLTLWSVVACDQYTSEPAYWQRVNERVGSSPSTLRMILPEASLEGPNVAEDIRAINETMSQYLDDNRFVTLPDSMIYVERRLDDGRVRKGLVGVVDLQQYDYHPGSDSMVRATEGTVLERIPPRVEVRKNAPIELPHVMLLCDDPERTVIEPLESEKNQMNPVYDFDLMERGGHISGWQLNLEQLKHVSDALVSLGKPESFATRYRADGMPVIVFAVGDGNHSLATAKECYEQQKAMTPEEEWDSLPSRYALCELVNLHDDSLEFEPIHRVIFDVDFEELLADLVSAYPGAYLDESQGRDETQRQDHGHTLIYSVGAQTGTITVPNPTQQLEVGTLQTFLDSWLAKHPEARIDYVHGADVAKKLAEEPNTLAFLLPGMGKGSLFEAVIHDGVLPRKTFSMGESHDKRFYLEARRIQN; encoded by the coding sequence ATGACGTTTGAGAGAATTGCTTTCGGTCCTGCAGACATACTGATCCCCCGGGACTGCGATCTAACGCTGTGGTCAGTGGTTGCCTGTGATCAATACACTTCCGAACCAGCGTACTGGCAGCGGGTGAACGAACGTGTCGGGAGTAGTCCGTCGACCCTGAGAATGATCCTTCCGGAGGCTTCGCTAGAAGGGCCGAACGTTGCGGAGGACATAAGGGCGATAAACGAGACAATGTCGCAGTACCTTGACGACAACCGCTTTGTGACACTGCCCGATTCGATGATTTATGTGGAGCGACGTCTTGATGACGGTCGAGTTCGCAAGGGCCTAGTAGGAGTAGTTGATCTGCAACAGTACGACTACCATCCGGGTTCTGACAGCATGGTTCGCGCTACAGAGGGTACGGTCTTAGAACGCATTCCTCCTCGCGTTGAAGTACGAAAAAATGCTCCGATCGAACTCCCTCACGTGATGTTGCTCTGCGACGATCCAGAACGCACGGTGATTGAACCTCTGGAATCTGAAAAGAACCAGATGAACCCCGTCTACGACTTTGACCTAATGGAGCGCGGCGGCCACATCTCCGGCTGGCAACTAAACCTTGAGCAACTGAAGCACGTCTCTGATGCTCTTGTCTCACTCGGCAAGCCAGAATCCTTCGCTACCCGCTACCGGGCCGATGGGATGCCTGTCATCGTCTTCGCTGTCGGGGATGGCAACCATTCGCTGGCTACCGCCAAAGAGTGCTACGAACAACAAAAGGCCATGACTCCAGAGGAAGAGTGGGACTCACTTCCCTCCCGGTATGCTCTTTGCGAACTGGTTAATCTGCACGATGATTCTCTGGAGTTCGAGCCGATTCATCGGGTTATCTTCGATGTGGACTTCGAGGAGCTATTGGCTGATCTTGTCAGCGCCTATCCCGGAGCCTACCTGGATGAGAGCCAGGGCCGAGACGAGACGCAGCGACAAGACCACGGCCACACCCTCATCTACTCTGTCGGCGCTCAGACCGGAACCATTACGGTTCCAAATCCCACACAGCAACTTGAGGTCGGAACGCTCCAGACATTCCTAGACTCCTGGCTTGCCAAGCACCCGGAGGCGCGAATCGACTACGTTCACGGCGCTGATGTTGCAAAGAAACTGGCAGAAGAGCCGAACACCCTAGCTTTCCTTCTACCTGGAATGGGGAAGGGCTCGTTGTTCGAGGCCGTAATCCACGACGGCGTCCTCCCCCGAAAGACCTTCTCCATGGGCGAAAGCCACGACAAACGCTTCTACCTCGAAGCCCGGAGAATCCAAAACTAG
- the glgA gene encoding glycogen synthase produces the protein MRVDLLTREYPPFIYGGAGVHVNELAKVLRPMVDLRVLAFDGPRVEGEAGTEPGVIGYGDLPELESANGAVKTLGVNLEMTDGMAGTDLLHAHTWYTTFAGYLGKLLFDVPLVISAHSLEPLRPWKAEQLGGGYRVSSFAERVGYENADAIIAVSNGMKDDILRAYPAIDSDRVKVIHNGIDLAKWHRPDTAEAEKAAKQVRADLGIDPNRRTVVFVGRITRQKGLPGFLRAVEMLPEDVQVVLCAGAPDTPEIAAEVEELIEDLQKKRTGIVLITEMLPHDQLVAVLAGADVFATPSIYEPLGIVNLEAMAIGLPVVGTKTGGIPDVIVDGETGYLVPIEQAQDGTGTPLEPRRFEADFAAALVRVLDDPDRAKRMGQAGLERARELFSWEAIGKQTFELYESLVKGKDS, from the coding sequence GTGCGAGTTGATCTTCTTACCAGGGAGTACCCGCCCTTCATTTACGGTGGAGCTGGAGTCCACGTCAACGAGCTAGCCAAAGTGCTACGTCCAATGGTTGATCTTAGGGTCTTGGCCTTCGATGGACCTCGCGTTGAAGGCGAGGCTGGAACCGAGCCGGGAGTCATCGGCTACGGCGATCTTCCAGAGCTTGAATCAGCAAATGGCGCGGTGAAGACACTCGGGGTAAACCTCGAAATGACCGATGGTATGGCTGGAACCGATCTGCTTCACGCTCACACTTGGTACACGACTTTTGCAGGCTACCTGGGGAAGTTACTCTTTGACGTGCCGCTGGTAATTTCGGCGCACTCCCTCGAACCCTTACGTCCCTGGAAAGCAGAACAACTCGGGGGTGGATACCGCGTATCCTCTTTCGCAGAGAGAGTTGGGTACGAGAACGCCGATGCGATAATCGCCGTTTCTAACGGAATGAAAGATGACATTCTCAGGGCCTACCCGGCGATTGATTCAGATCGAGTAAAGGTAATCCATAACGGAATCGATCTGGCGAAGTGGCATCGACCCGATACTGCTGAGGCGGAGAAGGCAGCTAAACAGGTTCGCGCCGACCTTGGAATTGATCCAAACAGGCGAACGGTTGTATTCGTTGGACGAATCACTCGCCAAAAGGGCCTGCCCGGATTCTTGCGCGCGGTAGAGATGCTCCCTGAGGACGTCCAGGTTGTACTTTGTGCGGGAGCCCCGGACACCCCGGAAATTGCGGCCGAGGTCGAGGAGCTGATTGAGGATTTACAGAAGAAGCGAACTGGAATCGTCCTGATTACCGAGATGCTTCCTCATGATCAACTGGTCGCGGTACTGGCGGGGGCTGATGTATTCGCCACACCCTCGATCTATGAGCCTCTTGGCATCGTGAATCTTGAGGCAATGGCGATAGGGCTTCCCGTGGTCGGGACTAAGACCGGGGGCATTCCGGACGTTATTGTTGATGGTGAGACAGGCTACCTCGTCCCAATCGAGCAGGCGCAGGACGGAACTGGAACGCCGCTAGAGCCAAGGCGGTTTGAGGCGGACTTCGCGGCAGCACTCGTTAGGGTGCTGGATGATCCTGACAGGGCGAAGCGCATGGGTCAGGCGGGCCTTGAACGGGCGCGCGAGCTTTTCTCTTGGGAAGCGATTGGTAAGCAGACCTTTGAACTCTATGAGTCACTAGTGAAGGGTAAGGACTCCTGA
- the tgt gene encoding tRNA guanosine(34) transglycosylase Tgt, with protein sequence MSSARVVGKKGHKRPDRGFTETFRSEEGRGLARVGTIHTSHGEIQTPAFIPVGTKADVKGILPEMLVGLGAQATLANAYHLYLQPGSDIVDEAGGVGSFMHWPGPTYTDSGGFQVLSMGAGFKKVLSEEFAADPDQPIPAKLSARAIKASRAVVDDDGVVFRSHIDGAKHRFTPEVSIRIQHQLGADIMFAFDELTSLSHPRPYQEESLIRTEAWARRCLSEHKRQTEERAGKPYQQLWGVVQGADYHDLRVSAARALADMEEEGQSFDGFGIGGALRKEQLGEIVSWVTAELPSDKGRHLLGISEPYDLFVAVDAGIDTFDCVNPSRVARNGAIYTPTGRYNITNSRFARDFTPLAEGCGCYTCAHFTKAYVRHLFKAKEILAATLATIHNEWFTVRLVDAIRQSVSDGGFEAFRNETLRRYYGSGKLAVFPQ encoded by the coding sequence ATCTCATCCGCCCGCGTTGTGGGAAAGAAGGGACACAAACGTCCGGATCGTGGCTTCACCGAAACATTTCGCAGCGAAGAGGGGCGAGGCCTGGCTCGTGTTGGCACCATTCACACTTCTCACGGCGAGATCCAGACCCCGGCCTTTATTCCGGTTGGTACCAAAGCCGACGTTAAGGGCATTCTTCCCGAGATGTTGGTCGGGCTTGGGGCACAGGCGACCCTTGCGAATGCGTATCATCTATACCTTCAACCTGGCTCGGACATCGTGGACGAGGCCGGAGGAGTCGGGTCATTCATGCACTGGCCCGGACCGACCTACACCGACTCGGGTGGATTTCAAGTCCTGTCGATGGGCGCCGGTTTCAAGAAGGTCCTGAGCGAAGAGTTCGCAGCCGACCCTGATCAACCAATCCCGGCGAAACTCTCGGCCAGGGCGATAAAGGCCTCGAGGGCAGTGGTCGACGACGACGGCGTCGTTTTCCGGAGTCACATCGACGGCGCGAAACACCGATTTACCCCGGAAGTATCAATCCGGATTCAGCATCAGCTCGGTGCAGACATAATGTTTGCGTTTGACGAGTTGACTTCACTGTCGCATCCTCGCCCCTATCAGGAGGAATCACTTATCCGCACCGAAGCATGGGCCCGACGGTGTTTGAGTGAGCACAAGCGACAAACCGAAGAGCGCGCCGGCAAGCCGTACCAGCAGTTGTGGGGAGTGGTGCAGGGAGCCGACTACCATGACCTTCGCGTTTCGGCCGCGCGAGCACTGGCAGACATGGAAGAAGAAGGACAAAGCTTCGATGGGTTTGGCATCGGTGGTGCACTGCGTAAAGAGCAACTCGGAGAAATAGTCTCGTGGGTCACGGCCGAACTTCCCTCCGACAAGGGTCGTCATCTGTTGGGGATTTCTGAACCATACGACCTGTTCGTGGCGGTTGATGCAGGTATCGACACCTTTGATTGTGTCAATCCATCACGGGTGGCACGAAACGGCGCTATCTACACCCCCACTGGCCGCTACAACATTACTAACTCTCGCTTCGCGAGGGACTTCACCCCCCTGGCTGAAGGTTGTGGTTGTTACACTTGCGCCCACTTCACGAAGGCTTACGTTAGGCACCTGTTTAAGGCAAAAGAAATTCTGGCGGCCACCCTCGCAACCATCCACAATGAGTGGTTTACAGTGCGCCTGGTCGATGCAATAAGGCAGTCAGTGTCGGATGGTGGCTTCGAGGCATTCAGGAACGAGACCCTGCGCCGATACTACGGAAGCGGAAAGCTGGCCGTCTTCCCCCAGTGA
- a CDS encoding ABC-F family ATP-binding cassette domain-containing protein, whose product MISVTDFELRIGARELVHPVSFAIPNGSKIGLVGRNGAGKTTMMRLLAGEDDRGAAEYGGAINRSGSWAYLPQDTTEPAEEKTGIARILSVRGIDRLIARINKAEEEMSTQSGARQQKAMERYVRLDQEFTMSGGWAASSEAYQIADALGLEKHTLEQDIATLSGGQRRRVELARVLFSNAETLLLDEPTNHLDHDSIIWLRDWIRAYSGGVLMISHDVGLLQDTVNRVFHLDANEAELEVYHLGWDAYLEQRRDDERRRRKERAGALKKAEVLQAQGDKMRAKATKAVAAQQMLRRAEELRQKAGAEKAKEKVAKIRFPDPAACGKVPLTAEGLSKSYGSLEVFTGLDLAIDRGAKVAILGQNGAGKTTLLRILAGVETPDMGEVVAGHGLKLGYYAQEHDTLDPSATVRETLAAAAPDLDETELRSVLGQFLFGADDIAKPVAVLSGGEKTRLALATLVISAANVLLLDEPTNNLDPASREEILKALASFAGAVILVSHDPGAVEALGPERVLLLPEGDEDLWDEDYLELVTVR is encoded by the coding sequence GTGATCAGCGTGACCGACTTTGAGCTTCGAATCGGAGCTCGTGAACTGGTGCATCCAGTTTCCTTCGCGATCCCAAATGGTTCAAAAATTGGTCTGGTCGGCCGTAATGGTGCTGGAAAAACGACAATGATGCGTCTGCTGGCGGGCGAGGACGACCGTGGTGCCGCTGAGTACGGGGGCGCCATCAATCGCAGTGGTTCCTGGGCATACCTGCCACAGGATACGACCGAGCCCGCTGAAGAGAAGACTGGGATCGCGCGGATTCTCTCCGTGCGGGGGATCGACCGGCTCATCGCCAGGATCAATAAGGCCGAAGAGGAAATGTCGACGCAAAGTGGCGCTCGTCAGCAGAAGGCAATGGAGCGCTATGTCCGTCTAGACCAGGAATTCACCATGTCGGGTGGATGGGCGGCGAGTTCAGAGGCCTATCAGATCGCGGATGCCCTCGGCCTTGAAAAACACACTCTAGAACAGGACATCGCAACTCTTTCGGGTGGTCAGAGAAGACGCGTTGAACTGGCTCGAGTTCTGTTCTCGAACGCGGAAACGCTACTGCTTGACGAGCCGACGAACCACCTGGACCATGACTCAATCATCTGGCTTCGCGATTGGATTCGCGCCTACTCTGGCGGAGTTTTGATGATTAGTCACGACGTGGGCCTGCTTCAGGACACCGTCAATAGAGTTTTCCATCTTGACGCGAACGAGGCAGAGCTCGAGGTCTATCATCTTGGCTGGGATGCCTACCTTGAACAGCGTCGAGACGACGAACGTCGCCGTCGCAAGGAACGCGCGGGCGCGCTCAAAAAGGCAGAAGTCCTCCAGGCTCAGGGTGACAAGATGCGCGCTAAGGCCACTAAGGCGGTGGCGGCCCAGCAGATGCTTCGCCGCGCTGAAGAACTCCGCCAGAAAGCAGGGGCCGAGAAGGCTAAAGAGAAAGTCGCCAAAATTAGGTTCCCTGACCCCGCCGCGTGCGGTAAAGTTCCTCTCACGGCAGAGGGCCTGTCGAAGTCATACGGCTCGCTCGAGGTCTTTACCGGCCTTGATCTAGCGATCGATCGTGGAGCAAAGGTGGCGATTCTCGGGCAGAATGGTGCCGGAAAGACGACGCTATTGAGGATACTCGCTGGCGTTGAGACACCCGACATGGGTGAGGTTGTTGCGGGACACGGGCTAAAGCTCGGCTACTACGCGCAAGAACACGACACACTCGATCCCTCGGCGACGGTGCGCGAGACTCTGGCCGCCGCGGCCCCCGATCTAGACGAGACTGAACTGCGAAGTGTCCTTGGCCAGTTCCTCTTCGGAGCGGATGATATTGCTAAGCCGGTAGCAGTGCTGTCCGGTGGGGAAAAGACCAGGCTGGCCCTGGCGACCCTAGTTATCTCCGCCGCGAACGTGCTATTGCTTGACGAACCGACAAACAACCTTGATCCAGCTTCACGCGAAGAAATTCTGAAGGCGCTCGCTAGCTTCGCGGGAGCCGTGATTTTGGTGAGTCACGATCCCGGTGCCGTTGAGGCACTTGGCCCGGAACGGGTTCTGCTGTTGCCTGAGGGGGACGAGGACCTTTGGGACGAGGACTACTTGGAACTGGTGACGGTTCGGTAG